The Capsicum annuum cultivar UCD-10X-F1 unplaced genomic scaffold, UCD10Xv1.1 ctg60112, whole genome shotgun sequence genomic sequence TGGTTATCTTGATGGGTCGATACCAACCCCCTCCAAAACTATATGTGAAAACAACCAAGAAGTACCCAATCCTAATTTTGTTTCCTGGTTTCAACAAGATCAGCTTATACAAAATGCTATCTTGGCAACTATGGATGCGACCATTGGCATCACTTCTGCTACAAATGCTAAAGTCGCTTGGGAAGACTTGCATACTACTTATGCAAATAAGTCTCAAACTCGTATTTTTAGTCTTAGAGACCGTCTAGCCCGCGTTTCCAAAGACTCCCGCCCTATTGCAGACTATCTCCATCAAGTTCGGTCTCTTTGTGATGAACTTTCCACTAATGGATCCCCCGTATCCAATGAAGAATTCATTGTAAAGATTCTCACTGGCCTTGGATTTGAATTTCGAGAACTTTCAGCCGCTCTCCGTGATCAACATTCAACAATCCCCTATGAAGAACTATATGAAAAGCTCCTTGATCATGAGCTTTTCCTGCAGCATGAGGATTCCAAAAAGACACTTTCTGTTCCAATCACTGCGAACATTGCTAAGGGAACTACTTCCAGTCCTACGCGTCAAGGCTCCACCTATCACCAGAACAATAATCGAAGATCAAATGCACCaaatcaacaaaataattatCAGTCCTAGCGTGAGAATCAGCAACCTCGGCTTAATAATCAGCAACAGTCTTCCAACAACAACCTCTACTACCAACTCTGCGAT encodes the following:
- the LOC124893474 gene encoding uncharacterized protein LOC124893474, whose amino-acid sequence is MDATIGITSATNAKVAWEDLHTTYANKSQTRIFSLRDRLARVSKDSRPIADYLHQVRSLCDELSTNGSPVSNEEFIVKILTGLGFEFRELSAALRDQHSTIPYEELYEKLLDHELFLQHEDSKKTLSVPITANIAKGTTSSPTRQGSTYHQNNNRRSNAPNQQNNYQS